Proteins from a genomic interval of Gadus macrocephalus chromosome 2, ASM3116895v1:
- the LOC132472817 gene encoding protein phosphatase 1 regulatory subunit 29 — protein sequence MPNVLPSTRLPPLPFLLLLPSALLLLLHLPAVRPDCWLIEGDKGYVWLAICSQNQPPYETIPQHINNTVHDLRLNENKLKAVLFTSMYRFTNLTDLNLTKNEISYVEDGAFAGQANLQVLQLGYNKLTNLTEGMMRGLGRMQCLFLQHNLVEVIASNAFWECPSLSSIDLSSNKLARIDPSTFTVLSRLMVCELAANPFHCGCELYTFLTWMESFNNVTHTYDRLQCETPREMFGYPLLSPIAAGHAGRNAKNILSSICRDGMYIPGMTSLPPDLDGASGMGMEMFGGMGPYHQPTTSSGEHGFTPTIKLHHVSLSSASILVQIPRPFSKMYILTQYNHTYVSDVMNLKNKKELITLDKLKSHTNYTFCVASIRNSQRYNHTCLEFATRAQKQDELLPTPSTTSHYIMTIVGCLFGMLIVLGFVYYCLRKKRMHDEKQKSICVKKTILEMRYGPEVAAAVANDPSAVHKLQEQSREHHQYQHHHGGKLPMSASSSSGMLHSANTSTSRLSSIPQVEKMSTAFSDAMLTSKGNYMDVRSGAAGMDRVGDGGLSRLRDDDGNATDIGEDSDDDGRGSASEISTIAMEVDKVNQIINNCIDALKLDAAAVAAAGASANHTSSPTSPPPTSTSSLTRGMIPLSQVVTDTCQGNPSSKAPLPAPLPAFSVPLSERPGISGGGFVVTPPYRPPPPASAVRPIQRQMSADAAVVMVNAVKKQCSTTSCGSVGRDRERGGARVYSLDVPEPRSPDACGQQQQYPERASPVGCGEPQERLPLVGGGSFNGGGGGGCDSGGLGAQHQDKQKHQHHQQKQQQQQQQQQQKQQQQQQQQQQQQQQQQQQEQLEVQQDYHCSEHRHSVPALYYEGSHQGSPAQRVSFLKPLTRARRDAASYSQLSPARHHSSYSGYSSSPEYSSESSLRIWERFRPYRKGHRDESCYVTAGNALRKKVQFAKGEDLHDILDYWKGVSAQQKL from the exons ATGCCCAacgtcctcccctccacccgactcccccctctccctttcctgctcctcctcccctctgcactcctcctcctcctccacctcccggcGGTCAGGCCCGACTGCTGGCTGATCGAGGGGGACAAGGGCTACGTGTGGCTGGCCATCTGCAGCCAGAACCAGCCCCCCTACGAGACCATTCCGCAGCACATCAACAACACCGTGCATGACCTGCGGCTCAACGAAAACAAGCTGAAGGCCGTGCTCTTCACCTCCATGTACCGCTTCACCAACCTCACCGACCTCAACCTCACCAAGAACGAGATCAGCTACGTGGAGGACGGCGCCTTCGCCGGCCAAGCCAACCTCCAG GTCCTTCAGCTGGGCTACAACAAGTTGACCAACCTGACGGAGGGCATGATGAGAGGCCTGGGCCGCATGCAGTGCCTCTTCCTCCAGCACAACCTAGTCGAGGTCATCGCcagcaatgcattctgggagtgCCCCAGCCTCAGCAGCATCGACCTGTCGTCCAACAAGTTGGCGCGCATTGATCCCTCCACCTTCACGGTGCTGAGCCGCCTGATGGTGTGTGAGCTGGCGGCCAACCCCTTCCACTGCGGCTGTGAACTCTACACCTTCCTCACCTGGATGGAGTCCTTCAACAACGTCACCCACACGTACGACCGGCTCCAGTGCGAGACGCCCCGAGAGATGTTCGGCTACCCCTTGCTGAGTCCCATCGCCGCCGGCCACGCAGGCCGCAACGCCAAGAACATCCTGTCCTCCATCTGCAGGGATGGGATGTACATCCCAGGCATGACCTCCCTGCCCCCTGACCTGGACGGGGCGTCCGGGATGGGGATGGAGATGTTCGGTGGCATGGGGCCGTACCACcagcccaccacctcctccggcGAGCACGGCTTCACGCCCACAATAAAGCTCCACCACGTGTCTCTGTCCTCCGCCTCCATCCTGGTGCAGATCCCACGGCCCTTCAGCAAGATGTACATCCTAACGCAGTACAACCACACCTACGTGTCGGATGTGATGAACCTGAAGAACAAGAAGGAGCTGATCACACTGGACAAGCTCAAGTCGCACACAAACTACACCTTCTGCGTGGCGTCCATCCGCAACTCCCAGCGCTACAACCACACCTGTCTGGAGTTCGCCACACGGGCGCAGAAACAAGACGAGCTGCTGCCCACGCCGTCCACCACGTCCCACTACATCATGACCATTGTCGGCTGCCTGTTCGGCATGCTCATCGTGTTAGGCTTCGTCTACTACTGCCTCCGCAAGAAACGAATGCACGACGAGAAACAGAAGTCCATATGTGTGAAGAAGACCATCCTGGAGATGCGCTATGGACCGGAGGTCGCTGCGGCGGTCGCCAACGATCCATCAGCGGTCCACAAACTCCAGGAGCAGTCCAGAGAGCACCACCAGTACCAGCATCACCACGGGGGGAAGCTGCCCATGTCCGCCTCCTCCAGTTCGGGCATGCTCCACTCGGCCAACACTAGCACCTCCAGACTCTCGTCCATCCCCCAGGTGGAGAAGATGTCAACAGCCTTCTCCGACGCCATGCTCACAAGCAAAGGGAACTACATGGACGTCCGCAGCGGGGCGGCGGGGATGGACCGCGTCGGGGACGGAGGCCTCAGCCGGCTGAGGGATGACGACGGCAATGCCACCGACATCGGCGAGGACTCCGACGACGACGGGCGGGGCTCCGCCTCGGAGATCTCCACCATCGCCATGGAGGTGGACAAGGTCAACCAGATCATCAACAACTGCATCGACGCCCTGAAGCTGgatgcggcggcggtggcggcggccggGGCCTCGGCCAACCACACGTCTTCCCCCACCTCCCCGCCGCCGACCAGCACTTCCTCCTTGACGCGGGGCATGATCCCCCTGTCCCAGGTCGTCACGGACACCTGCCAGGGGAACCCCTCCAGCAAGGcgcccctccctgcccccctcccagcATTCAGCGTCCCTCTCTCTGAGCGTCCCGGGATCAGCGGCGGGGGATTCGTGGTCACCCCGCCGTaccgtccccctcccccggccAGCGCCGTGCGGCCCATCCAGCGGCAGATGAGCGCGGACGCGGCGGTGGTGATGGTCAACGCCGTGAAGAAGCAGTGCAGCACCACCTCCTGCGGCTCCGTAGGGAGGGACCGGGAGCGCGGTGGGGCCCGTGTGTACAGCCTGGACGTCCCTGAGCCACGGAGCCCCGACGCCtgcggccagcagcagcagtacccGGAGCGGGCCAGTCCAGTGGGCTGCGGGGAGCCCCAGGAGAGGCTTCCACTGGTAGGGGGTGGCAGCTTCAacggagggggtggtggtgggtgcgACAGTGGTGGTCTTGGTGCCCAACATCAGGACAAACAGAAGCATCAGCACCATcagcagaaacaacaacaacagcaacagcagcagcaacaaaagcaacaacaacaacaacaacaacaacaacaacagcagcagcagcagcagcagcaggagcagctggaggTGCAGCAGGACTACCACTGTTCGGAGCACCGCCACTCCGTCCCGGCCCTCTACTATGAGGGCTCCCACCAGGGCTCCCCGGCCCAGAGGGTCTCCTTCTTGAAGCCCCTGACCCGGGCCCGCCGGGACGCCGCCTCCTATTCCCAGCTCTCCCCGGCTCGCCACCACTCCAGCTACTCCGGCTACTCTTCCAGCCCGGAATACTCCTCTGAGAGCTCCCTGCGGATCTGGGAGCGCTTCCGCCCGTACCGCAAGGGCCACCGCGACGAGTCCTGCTACGTGACGGCTGGCAACGCCCTCCGCAAGAAGGTGCAGTTCGCCAAGGGTGAGGACCTCCATGACATCCTGGACTACTGGAAGGGGGTCTCAGCGCAGCAGAAGCTGTAA